In a single window of the Ancylothrix sp. D3o genome:
- a CDS encoding 3'(2'),5'-bisphosphate nucleotidase CysQ gives MKLLSAENEEKIRRIIRDAGQIAAKMATEQFQVSQKGPGDYVTSIDRWLDRYLSSAFSELFPNDGIITEENEQSRQAFHAEYNRLWFIDPLDGTEDFIKGEPHYSLMVGLLCSDQPQAGWIYSPSQDKLYYGGNDWGLFVSTGTQTPENLPVKQPPPPSKSFCPLIIGTKDEQNFGQAILQLIPEAQFYSLGSFGLKVLEVIQGRAGIYVYFNGRVKLWDTTGPLALAQTAGLTCCDLQGRPLSFHPKAIHPDTLIHNQSIIIGWPDYVEALLPKLQTAILHTSKA, from the coding sequence ATGAAACTTTTATCCGCTGAAAACGAAGAAAAAATTCGCCGCATCATCCGAGACGCCGGCCAGATCGCCGCCAAAATGGCGACCGAACAATTCCAAGTGTCGCAAAAAGGCCCAGGCGACTACGTTACCAGCATAGACCGCTGGCTTGACCGCTATCTTTCCAGCGCATTTAGCGAATTATTTCCCAACGATGGCATCATCACCGAAGAAAACGAACAGTCCCGCCAAGCATTCCACGCCGAATATAACCGCTTGTGGTTTATTGATCCCCTCGACGGCACCGAAGACTTCATCAAAGGCGAACCCCACTACTCTTTAATGGTAGGATTACTCTGCTCTGATCAACCCCAAGCCGGTTGGATTTATTCACCATCTCAAGACAAACTTTATTATGGGGGTAACGACTGGGGATTATTTGTTTCCACCGGCACCCAAACACCCGAAAACTTGCCCGTCAAACAACCACCACCCCCCTCAAAATCATTTTGTCCTCTCATTATTGGCACCAAAGATGAGCAAAACTTTGGCCAAGCGATCTTGCAACTTATCCCCGAAGCTCAATTTTACTCTCTGGGAAGTTTTGGCCTCAAAGTATTAGAAGTTATCCAAGGACGCGCCGGCATTTATGTTTATTTCAACGGTCGCGTTAAACTGTGGGATACCACCGGCCCCCTCGCTCTTGCTCAGACTGCCGGTTTGACTTGTTGCGACTTGCAAGGCCGGCCTCTCAGCTTTCACCCCAAAGCCATCCATCCTGATACATTGATTCATAACCAATCAATTATCATAGGCTGGCCGGACTATGTAGAAGCCTTGTTACCAAAGCTGCAAACAGCTATTCTTCATACATCCAAGGCTTAA
- a CDS encoding Crp/Fnr family transcriptional regulator has product MQTEAFRELFPLFSSANPETLEWLLAVSDQHEYPSNRAVLMEDAWGNAVYFLVSGWVKVRRLSGDNVFTLAILGRGDFFGEMAILDESPRSTDVIALSPVQLLSVSAQRFIQTLFKDSQLHHRMLQLMVRRLRQTNFRFQLQNRPPAVKLANTLVTLAQNYGQATEKGTIIYNIPFKDLADLTDISTEDTRKIMQKLHEKGWLKIDATKQLMYLTNLKHLTHLAGHQ; this is encoded by the coding sequence ATGCAAACAGAAGCTTTTAGAGAGCTTTTCCCCCTTTTTAGCTCAGCAAACCCAGAAACCCTAGAGTGGTTATTAGCAGTTTCCGATCAACACGAGTATCCCTCAAACCGAGCCGTGTTGATGGAGGATGCTTGGGGAAATGCGGTTTATTTTTTGGTATCTGGATGGGTGAAAGTCCGTCGGCTATCAGGCGACAATGTTTTTACCTTGGCTATTTTGGGACGCGGTGATTTTTTTGGAGAAATGGCAATTCTCGATGAGTCCCCCCGTTCTACTGATGTTATCGCACTCTCGCCGGTGCAACTGCTCAGCGTTTCCGCACAAAGGTTCATCCAAACCTTGTTTAAAGATTCCCAGTTGCATCATCGAATGTTGCAATTAATGGTGAGACGTTTGCGCCAAACAAACTTTCGTTTTCAACTGCAAAACCGGCCCCCCGCAGTCAAACTAGCCAACACCTTAGTCACCCTAGCCCAAAACTACGGTCAAGCAACCGAAAAGGGTACAATAATTTATAACATCCCCTTTAAAGACTTAGCAGATTTGACAGATATTAGTACCGAAGATACGAGGAAAATTATGCAAAAACTCCACGAAAAAGGCTGGCTAAAAATTGACGCAACCAAGCAACTTATGTACTTAACTAATCTCAAGCATTTAACGCATTTAGCTGGACATCAATAG
- a CDS encoding M61 family metallopeptidase, giving the protein MTEATQISPTRIAQTTPAIHYFVAMSQPETHLFEITLEITGWKKPILDLKMPVWTPGSYLVREYSKHLQNFTAQTSNETPLEAQKISKNHWQIQTSGTSEITIKYWIYANELSVRTNHLDHTHGYFNGAALFFYIPGLEKHPLRVTIQPPQNWQVTTALPPIAGQQNTFLFPDFDTLVDTPFEIGTHRCYTFEVLGKPHELAIWGQGNDNPEKIIDHTAKIIRFEAEMFGGLPYERYLFLLHLSASGFGGLEHKDSCTLNYNRFGFRAKDKYERFMQLVAHEFFHLWNVKRIRPKALEVFDYENENYTTSLWFSEGTTSFYDLIIPFRAGIYDAKTYLENLSKEITRLQTTPGRNVQPASESSFDAWIKLYRPDANTNNSQISYYLKGEMVSLLLDLLIRNRHNNSRSLDDVMRLMWENFGKAEIGFTPAQLKETIETVANTDLSDFFKRYVDGTEELPFDEYLQFFGLKLISGENNALVPFTGLTVKAENGKEMIKFVEANSPAQKASINPGDELLAINQIRVTAETLNDRLKDYQPGDSIEITVFHQDELRTVPVILALPRPSRFTVVPVENPTPEQETKFAGWLGIPLSKL; this is encoded by the coding sequence ATGACAGAAGCAACTCAAATTTCACCCACGCGGATCGCCCAAACAACACCGGCCATACATTATTTCGTGGCCATGTCTCAGCCAGAAACCCATTTATTTGAAATAACCCTGGAAATAACTGGCTGGAAAAAGCCGATTTTAGATTTAAAAATGCCGGTGTGGACACCAGGCTCTTATTTAGTGCGAGAATATAGCAAACACCTGCAAAACTTCACCGCACAAACAAGCAATGAAACCCCCCTAGAAGCCCAAAAAATCAGTAAAAATCACTGGCAAATTCAAACCAGCGGCACATCAGAAATCACCATCAAATATTGGATCTATGCCAACGAATTAAGCGTTCGTACCAACCACCTCGATCATACACACGGATACTTTAACGGTGCCGCCTTATTTTTCTATATTCCGGGGTTAGAAAAACACCCCCTCCGCGTCACAATTCAACCGCCGCAAAATTGGCAAGTCACCACCGCTTTACCACCAATTGCCGGTCAGCAAAACACCTTTCTTTTCCCCGACTTTGATACCCTCGTAGACACTCCCTTTGAAATTGGAACCCATCGCTGCTATACCTTTGAAGTCTTAGGAAAACCTCACGAATTAGCCATTTGGGGACAAGGCAACGACAACCCAGAAAAAATTATTGACCATACCGCAAAAATCATCCGCTTTGAAGCAGAAATGTTTGGCGGTTTGCCCTACGAACGCTATCTCTTTTTGCTGCATCTTTCGGCAAGCGGTTTTGGCGGTTTAGAACACAAAGATAGCTGCACTTTAAACTATAACCGGTTTGGATTTCGCGCCAAAGATAAATACGAACGTTTCATGCAATTAGTAGCCCATGAATTTTTCCATTTGTGGAACGTGAAACGTATTCGTCCCAAAGCTTTAGAAGTCTTTGATTACGAAAACGAAAATTACACAACTTCTTTGTGGTTTTCGGAAGGAACAACAAGTTTTTATGATTTGATTATTCCGTTTCGGGCCGGTATTTATGATGCCAAAACTTATTTAGAAAACCTCAGCAAAGAAATTACCCGCCTGCAAACAACCCCCGGACGAAACGTACAACCGGCCTCCGAATCAAGTTTTGATGCTTGGATTAAACTTTATCGACCCGATGCTAATACCAACAACTCGCAAATTTCCTATTATTTAAAAGGGGAAATGGTATCGTTGTTGCTAGACTTACTAATTCGCAACCGGCACAACAACAGCCGCAGCCTTGATGATGTAATGCGCCTGATGTGGGAAAACTTTGGAAAAGCCGAAATAGGGTTTACACCGGCCCAATTAAAAGAAACCATTGAAACTGTCGCAAATACCGATTTAAGCGATTTCTTTAAACGCTACGTTGATGGTACCGAAGAATTGCCCTTTGATGAATATTTGCAATTTTTTGGGCTGAAATTAATTAGCGGTGAAAATAACGCTTTAGTCCCCTTTACAGGATTGACAGTTAAGGCAGAAAATGGTAAAGAAATGATCAAATTTGTCGAAGCCAATTCACCGGCCCAAAAAGCAAGTATCAATCCGGGGGATGAACTTTTAGCCATCAACCAAATCCGAGTAACCGCAGAAACTTTAAACGACCGTTTAAAAGACTATCAACCAGGAGATAGCATTGAAATAACAGTGTTTCATCAAGATGAATTACGAACAGTGCCAGTGATTTTAGCATTACCGCGTCCTTCACGTTTTACTGTTGTGCCGGTGGAAAATCCAACGCCAGAACAGGAAACAAAATTTGCCGGTTGGCTAGGAATTCCTTTGTCAAAACTGTAA
- a CDS encoding TerB family tellurite resistance protein, producing MQPPPPPSITPHQMNLLRVVTSMAWADGELAQEEVDLMLDRLSGLFAKESTQKEALSQELRDYLMQNIPPEESIAKLVSQEEKELVLQLGYEVIAASARTPDEPKINAEEAEAYKKLVKLLNLPEEAVKRVEKQGKAGENSDTSLVDKLTEKMEKFMGG from the coding sequence ATTCAACCACCCCCACCCCCATCTATTACCCCCCATCAAATGAATTTGTTACGAGTTGTAACATCTATGGCTTGGGCTGATGGCGAACTAGCTCAAGAAGAAGTTGATTTAATGCTCGACCGGCTCAGTGGGTTATTTGCCAAAGAATCGACTCAAAAAGAAGCCCTCAGCCAAGAATTGCGGGATTATTTAATGCAGAATATCCCCCCAGAAGAATCGATAGCAAAATTAGTAAGCCAAGAAGAAAAAGAACTGGTTTTGCAGTTAGGCTATGAAGTAATTGCCGCTTCTGCACGCACACCAGACGAACCAAAGATTAACGCGGAAGAAGCCGAAGCTTATAAAAAACTGGTGAAACTGTTAAACTTGCCAGAAGAAGCCGTGAAACGAGTTGAAAAACAAGGAAAAGCCGGGGAAAATTCAGACACCAGCCTGGTTGATAAATTAACTGAAAAAATGGAGAAATTTATGGGAGGTTAA
- the rppA gene encoding two-component system response regulator RppA, translated as MKILLVDDEVELTEPVSRVLKREGYQVDVAYDGEKGSELAAKTEYNLLILDWMLPKQTGLEVCQKLRAEGRLTPVLFLTAKDTIDDRVRGLDAGADDYLVKPFELRELLARVRALLRRGMVLESGILTETEKPVLLRVGDLELDTENKLAYRQGRLIQLSEKESQLLEYLMRHPGQLLSHTQIYKHLWGTDEEPPSSNVLAAQIRLLRRKIEAEGDAPLIHSVYGKGYRFAGVGE; from the coding sequence ATGAAAATTTTATTAGTAGATGATGAAGTAGAATTAACCGAGCCTGTGAGTCGAGTTTTGAAACGAGAAGGCTATCAGGTTGATGTTGCGTATGATGGAGAAAAAGGCAGTGAATTAGCGGCAAAAACCGAGTATAATTTATTGATTTTAGATTGGATGCTGCCTAAACAAACCGGGCTAGAAGTTTGCCAAAAATTACGAGCCGAAGGGCGCTTAACGCCGGTGTTATTTTTAACAGCAAAAGATACAATTGATGACCGAGTGCGGGGTTTAGATGCGGGGGCTGATGATTATTTAGTAAAACCGTTTGAATTGCGGGAATTATTAGCAAGAGTTCGGGCTTTGTTGCGGCGGGGGATGGTGTTAGAGTCGGGGATTTTAACGGAGACAGAAAAGCCGGTGTTGTTGCGGGTGGGAGATTTGGAATTAGATACAGAAAATAAATTAGCGTATCGTCAAGGCCGGTTAATTCAACTGTCAGAAAAAGAAAGTCAATTACTCGAATATTTAATGCGCCACCCCGGACAATTATTATCACATACGCAAATTTATAAGCATTTGTGGGGAACCGATGAAGAACCGCCTAGCAGTAATGTTTTAGCTGCACAAATACGACTTTTGCGGCGCAAAATTGAAGCCGAAGGCGATGCGCCTTTGATTCATAGTGTGTATGGTAAAGGTTATCGCTTTGCCGGTGTGGGGGAATAA
- a CDS encoding TIGR04168 family protein: MERIVGMIITENSKENLIKVAVVGDVHDQWEEADGLALKQLGVDLVLFVGDLGNESVPVVRQIAGLDIPKAVILGNHDGWYTATDWGRSKCPYNRETEDWLQEQLDLLGDTHVGYGKLDFPKLGLSVVGSRPFSWGGPVWKYADFYRRFGVSGFETSARRIVAAARRTSYETVIFLGHNGPTGLGDLPEDPCGKDWKPIGGDYGDPDFQEAIMETQAMGKQVCLVAFGHMHHNLRHTGVRLRRATHLDQLGTVYLNAARVPRIIKTQTECRRNFSIVTLCGGVVAEITLVWVADNLGVVSSEVLYGGSGAVVGAGFGESY, encoded by the coding sequence ATGGAAAGGATAGTGGGCATGATTATCACTGAGAATAGTAAGGAAAATTTGATTAAAGTAGCGGTTGTTGGCGATGTCCATGATCAATGGGAAGAGGCCGACGGCTTGGCTCTCAAGCAACTGGGTGTAGATTTGGTTTTGTTTGTGGGAGATTTGGGTAATGAGTCGGTGCCGGTGGTGCGACAAATTGCCGGTTTAGATATCCCGAAGGCTGTGATTTTGGGAAATCACGATGGCTGGTACACGGCGACTGATTGGGGGCGCAGCAAGTGTCCTTATAACCGGGAAACTGAAGACTGGCTGCAAGAACAGTTAGATTTGTTGGGAGATACTCATGTCGGTTATGGCAAGTTAGATTTCCCCAAACTAGGGTTGAGTGTGGTGGGTAGCCGGCCTTTTAGTTGGGGCGGGCCGGTGTGGAAATATGCAGATTTTTATCGCCGGTTTGGAGTCAGTGGTTTTGAAACTTCGGCTCGTCGAATTGTGGCGGCGGCTCGGCGGACAAGCTATGAAACGGTGATTTTTTTGGGACATAATGGGCCAACCGGCCTGGGAGATTTACCAGAAGATCCCTGTGGGAAAGATTGGAAACCCATCGGTGGCGACTATGGCGATCCAGATTTTCAAGAAGCGATCATGGAAACGCAAGCGATGGGAAAACAGGTTTGCTTGGTGGCTTTTGGTCATATGCACCACAACTTGCGTCATACAGGAGTGCGGTTGCGGCGAGCAACTCATCTGGATCAGTTGGGGACGGTGTATTTGAATGCTGCTAGAGTTCCGCGTATTATCAAAACTCAGACAGAGTGCCGGCGGAATTTTTCGATAGTGACGCTGTGTGGGGGTGTGGTTGCAGAAATTACGCTGGTTTGGGTGGCGGATAATTTGGGGGTGGTGTCGTCGGAGGTGCTTTATGGGGGTAGCGGTGCTGTGGTAGGGGCCGGTTTTGGTGAAAGCTATTAA
- the nadA gene encoding quinolinate synthase NadA, with product MFTTTLKPRPTNRTHDLFSAINELKKKLNAVVLAHYYQDGDIQDIADYIGDSLELSRKAATTSADVIVFAGVHFMAETAKILNPDKLVLLPDLDAGCSLADSCPPDQFAAFKAAHPGHLVVSYINCSAEIKALSDIICTSSNAVKIINQIPETQPIIFAPDRNLGRYVSEQTGRNLVLWQGSCMVHENFSEKKLVELKIQHPTAEIIAHPECEPAVLRHADFIGSTSALLNYTQNSSNQKFIVATEPGIIHQMQKRVPNKIFIPAPPVNNCACNECPHMRLNTLEKLYLAMENRAPEITMSEEIRVAALKPIQRMLEMSI from the coding sequence GTGTTTACGACTACCTTAAAACCCCGCCCAACCAACCGCACCCATGATTTGTTTTCGGCGATTAATGAACTTAAAAAGAAATTAAACGCTGTTGTTCTAGCGCATTATTACCAAGACGGCGATATTCAAGATATAGCTGACTATATCGGCGATTCTCTTGAACTATCTCGCAAAGCCGCCACAACCAGCGCGGATGTGATCGTATTTGCGGGCGTCCACTTTATGGCGGAAACTGCCAAAATTCTCAACCCAGATAAATTGGTACTTTTACCAGATTTAGATGCCGGTTGCTCATTGGCGGATAGCTGTCCCCCCGATCAGTTTGCTGCTTTTAAAGCGGCTCACCCCGGTCATTTGGTGGTCTCTTATATCAATTGTTCTGCCGAAATTAAAGCCCTCAGCGATATCATTTGCACGAGTTCCAATGCAGTCAAAATTATTAACCAAATCCCAGAAACTCAACCAATAATTTTTGCACCAGACCGCAATTTAGGCCGCTATGTAAGTGAACAAACCGGCAGAAATCTTGTGCTGTGGCAAGGTAGCTGTATGGTTCACGAAAACTTCTCGGAAAAGAAACTTGTCGAGCTAAAAATTCAACACCCCACAGCCGAAATAATTGCTCACCCAGAATGCGAACCGGCGGTTTTACGCCATGCTGATTTTATTGGCTCAACGAGTGCATTGCTAAACTATACCCAAAATAGCAGCAATCAAAAATTTATTGTGGCAACAGAACCGGGAATTATTCACCAAATGCAAAAGCGAGTGCCAAATAAAATTTTTATTCCTGCACCGCCGGTGAATAATTGTGCTTGCAATGAATGCCCGCACATGAGGCTAAATACCCTGGAAAAACTCTATCTAGCTATGGAAAATCGCGCCCCCGAAATTACCATGTCTGAAGAAATTCGGGTGGCGGCGCTTAAACCAATTCAGCGGATGTTGGAAATGAGCATTTAG